The following coding sequences are from one Fimbriimonadaceae bacterium window:
- a CDS encoding S1 RNA-binding domain-containing protein — protein MTDDNQTLNAATGDTQDAPATTGVATSPEAVTTAPEPAADAPTFDAPAGATGSDTKPEAAPAPVDASGKTENELLFEAALAGLESDDSGRESRSPGGISKGERIEAKVIQVEKDRVFVDLGTKAEGVVPLNELTEDNVDSAIGIVKPGDTFDVIVLRTNSAEGNPIVSKRRADFDATWQRVLDAFESKEVFEAQVIERVKGGLVVDIGVRGFVPATHVGNGKLRNIDKFVGETMMVKIIEVDRERRKVVLSNKDAESERKEEVKEAIFKNVQPQDVLEGTVRRLTDYGAFVDLGGIDGLLHISEMSWARIEHPREVLAEGQKIKVMVLRLDPGNGRVSLGLRQVLPDPWNLIKENYKLGQKIQCKVGRMVQSGVFVRLPEGAEAFLPLSEVSTKRLKKPQEELELGQDIEPVIIDLRPDERRMVLSLRPGVTPGVDYGRGGMNAGYGERPGGPGRGPGGLGSRKPRPRPSGDYEAAPQQRTPTGGATIGERLGLLKGFLRSDADEAGADKAAEGTGEESAE, from the coding sequence ATGACCGACGACAACCAGACGCTGAACGCAGCCACCGGCGACACTCAAGACGCCCCGGCTACGACGGGCGTCGCGACGAGTCCCGAAGCGGTGACCACCGCTCCTGAGCCCGCTGCCGACGCGCCGACTTTTGACGCTCCCGCGGGCGCGACCGGATCCGACACCAAGCCGGAGGCGGCGCCCGCTCCGGTGGACGCAAGCGGCAAGACCGAAAACGAGCTGCTTTTCGAAGCCGCCCTTGCCGGGCTTGAATCGGACGACTCGGGACGAGAATCCCGCAGCCCGGGAGGCATCTCCAAGGGCGAGCGGATCGAGGCCAAGGTCATCCAGGTCGAAAAGGACCGGGTGTTCGTCGACCTCGGCACGAAGGCCGAAGGTGTCGTGCCCCTCAACGAGTTGACCGAAGACAACGTCGACTCGGCCATCGGCATCGTCAAGCCTGGTGACACCTTCGACGTCATCGTGCTCCGCACGAACAGCGCCGAGGGCAACCCGATCGTGTCCAAGCGGCGTGCCGACTTCGACGCGACGTGGCAGCGGGTCCTCGACGCCTTCGAATCGAAGGAAGTCTTTGAGGCCCAGGTCATCGAGCGGGTCAAGGGCGGCCTCGTCGTCGACATCGGTGTGCGCGGCTTTGTACCGGCGACCCATGTGGGCAACGGCAAGCTCCGCAACATCGACAAGTTTGTCGGCGAGACGATGATGGTCAAGATCATCGAGGTCGACCGCGAGCGACGCAAGGTCGTGCTGTCCAACAAGGACGCCGAGTCCGAGCGCAAGGAAGAGGTCAAAGAGGCGATCTTCAAGAACGTCCAGCCGCAGGACGTGCTCGAGGGCACGGTCCGACGGCTGACGGATTACGGCGCCTTCGTCGACCTTGGTGGCATCGACGGCCTGTTGCACATCAGCGAGATGAGCTGGGCCCGCATCGAGCACCCGCGCGAGGTCCTCGCCGAGGGCCAGAAGATCAAGGTGATGGTGCTCCGGCTCGATCCGGGCAACGGACGGGTCAGCCTCGGCTTGCGCCAGGTCCTGCCCGACCCCTGGAACCTCATCAAAGAGAACTACAAGCTGGGCCAGAAAATCCAGTGCAAGGTCGGCCGGATGGTGCAGAGCGGCGTGTTTGTCCGCCTGCCCGAGGGTGCCGAAGCGTTCCTTCCCCTCAGCGAAGTCAGCACCAAGCGGTTGAAGAAGCCGCAGGAGGAGCTGGAGCTTGGGCAGGACATCGAGCCGGTCATCATCGACCTGCGCCCCGACGAGCGGCGGATGGTGCTCAGCCTGCGCCCTGGCGTGACCCCGGGTGTCGACTACGGTCGCGGCGGCATGAACGCCGGATACGGCGAACGCCCCGGCGGCCCTGGCCGCGGCCCCGGTGGTCTTGGCTCGCGGAAGCCCCGGCCCCGCCCGAGCGGTGACTACGAGGCGGCCCCGCAACAGCGGACGCCGACCGGTGGCGCCACCATCGGCGAGCGCCTCGGCCTCCTCAAGGGCTTCTTGCGGTCCGACGCCGACGAGGCGGGTGCCGACAAGGCCGCGGAGGGCACGGGCGAAGAATCGGCGGAGTGA
- the coaE gene encoding dephospho-CoA kinase (Dephospho-CoA kinase (CoaE) performs the final step in coenzyme A biosynthesis.) encodes MKIAVTGGIAEGKSTLVAALAQAGLRCISADEVAREVRAEPATVAKVADLFGIAPDHLDEGLRGVLTDPVARRQLNALMHPLVWGRMRETPHDVAEVPLLIESCLQTAYDYVVVVTCGEEEQRRRLTDRVGDAEKARQLLRTQLPTRAKLPFADRIVRTDGTLADVHIAAGKIAAVFRGTL; translated from the coding sequence ATGAAAATTGCCGTCACGGGAGGAATCGCCGAAGGGAAGTCGACCCTTGTCGCGGCGCTTGCCCAGGCCGGACTCCGGTGCATCTCAGCCGACGAAGTGGCCCGTGAGGTGCGCGCCGAACCCGCGACAGTGGCGAAGGTCGCCGACCTCTTCGGGATCGCCCCCGACCACCTGGACGAGGGTTTACGGGGCGTCTTGACCGACCCCGTGGCACGACGCCAGTTGAACGCCCTGATGCACCCCTTGGTCTGGGGCCGCATGAGGGAGACGCCCCACGACGTCGCGGAAGTCCCTCTTCTCATCGAGTCTTGCCTCCAGACCGCGTACGACTACGTCGTGGTCGTGACTTGTGGCGAAGAGGAGCAGCGACGTCGCCTGACGGACCGGGTCGGCGACGCGGAGAAGGCCCGCCAGCTGCTGCGCACCCAACTGCCGACTCGGGCGAAATTGCCATTCGCCGACCGAATTGTCCGAACGGACGGAACTTTAGCGGACGTCCATATCGCAGCGGGAAAGATCGCCGCCGTATTCCGTGGAACGCTTTGA
- a CDS encoding glycosyltransferase family 39 protein encodes MKNRWPTVVSWLAALIPFVGFWTYGLTDLDEGFYGAVVADMLRRHDWITPTLNGAPWFEKPVLSYWLAMPSVAAFGGEFGARLPSVVCTLAAAWVMARFARRHFGEGVALVVPVAYTGSLLAGAVGRMMMTDPALVLCLTAAFTTFYDSLVDNPRRRLWTAFWLGLAVLAKGPVGLVLFALLAACIYWKCPSLRARFKGYWAVGTLIVVLVAATWYVPCYLVNGQDFVQKFLVEQNIGRFAGGDKAHAVPLWAHPVYYPATIFLALLPWWAWGGRRFWATVRDTGRDQAMTFLWLWGLVIVGFFTVSGSKLPHYALPAVLPLTTLMVAVLVRDEDALGRWLPMAAGWACTTLALAQGATQDYQHDVFAEVQAVTKEIAASPEPIILFRITGDGKNKAGVNESSHPSQLFYLRRLVTMTDDPVELTLGDRPSLVMTRSAAFDEEVVTTLVMQGWQARPVTLRTPTTKYMVYRIQPVKD; translated from the coding sequence ATGAAGAACCGGTGGCCGACCGTGGTCTCGTGGCTGGCCGCGCTCATACCGTTCGTCGGTTTTTGGACATACGGTCTGACCGACCTAGACGAAGGGTTCTACGGCGCGGTCGTGGCCGACATGCTCCGGCGGCACGACTGGATCACGCCGACCCTCAACGGAGCGCCGTGGTTTGAGAAGCCGGTGCTCAGTTACTGGCTCGCAATGCCGTCGGTGGCGGCCTTCGGTGGAGAGTTCGGCGCCCGCCTCCCGTCGGTGGTCTGCACCTTGGCGGCGGCGTGGGTGATGGCGCGGTTCGCCCGGCGTCACTTTGGCGAGGGTGTCGCGCTCGTCGTCCCCGTCGCCTACACGGGTTCCTTGCTCGCTGGCGCCGTGGGCCGGATGATGATGACCGACCCGGCCCTGGTGCTCTGCCTGACCGCCGCGTTCACGACGTTCTACGACTCCCTCGTGGACAACCCTCGGCGGCGGCTGTGGACGGCGTTCTGGTTGGGTCTGGCCGTCTTGGCCAAGGGCCCCGTCGGCCTTGTCTTGTTCGCCCTTCTGGCCGCCTGCATCTACTGGAAGTGTCCGAGCCTAAGGGCGAGGTTCAAGGGCTATTGGGCGGTGGGGACTCTGATCGTCGTCCTGGTCGCCGCGACGTGGTACGTGCCCTGCTACTTGGTCAACGGCCAAGACTTTGTCCAGAAGTTCTTGGTGGAGCAAAACATCGGCCGCTTCGCCGGGGGTGACAAGGCCCATGCGGTGCCGCTTTGGGCGCATCCGGTCTACTACCCGGCGACGATCTTTCTGGCCCTGTTGCCCTGGTGGGCGTGGGGAGGACGACGTTTCTGGGCGACGGTGCGGGACACGGGCCGTGACCAAGCGATGACGTTCCTTTGGCTGTGGGGGCTGGTCATTGTCGGTTTCTTCACGGTCAGTGGCAGCAAACTTCCCCACTACGCCTTGCCCGCCGTGCTCCCCTTGACGACCCTCATGGTCGCCGTCTTGGTGAGGGACGAAGACGCTCTCGGCCGGTGGCTCCCCATGGCGGCCGGTTGGGCCTGCACGACCCTGGCGCTGGCCCAGGGGGCCACCCAGGACTACCAGCACGACGTCTTCGCCGAGGTGCAGGCCGTGACCAAGGAGATCGCGGCGAGCCCAGAACCGATCATCCTGTTCCGGATCACTGGCGACGGCAAGAACAAGGCAGGGGTCAACGAGTCCAGCCACCCGTCCCAATTGTTCTATCTCCGAAGGCTGGTGACGATGACGGACGACCCCGTCGAACTCACCCTTGGTGACAGGCCGTCGCTGGTCATGACCCGGAGCGCCGCCTTTGACGAGGAAGTCGTGACCACCCTGGTCATGCAGGGTTGGCAGGCCCGTCCGGTCACCCTGCGCACCCCGACCACCAAGTACATGGTCTACCGGATCCAACCGGTCAAAGACTAA
- the nadB gene encoding L-aspartate oxidase has product MAHETCDFLVVGSGLAGLTFALHASRLGRVIVLTKGQVVDSNTNWAQGGIAAAVGESDNWSLHEEDTLVAGAGLCDREAVRFLVQRAPAAIEWLRGLGARFDLDGSNALDLGREGGHSRHRIVHHADKTGWEVERAVSEAVRRDPAVQVVENAFVTQLHVQDGRCVGASAVLADLGLRTFSARAVMLATGGCGRLYSHTTNPRVATGDGVALAHAAGAEIKNMEFMQFHPTTLYHPQLRGFLITEAVRGAGGILRNHLGQRFMYDYDDRLELAPRDVVARSIVREMNRLDTWCVYLDTTHLDPSSLKCHFPTIWDKLREIGIRMERDWIPIVPAQHYSCGGVVTDLHGRTNVPGLYASGEVTCTGVHGANRLASNSLLEAMVFSASAAEVVDAEPGPVEVGGEAVMPHCVQESEAVRIRHAMQHAMSQDVGIFRTDAGLAAIHKRIGKWLREYDRLPSAPYSTYSCEARNLLVVASLVVEAAQSRKENVGLHFNQDHLS; this is encoded by the coding sequence GTGGCCCACGAGACGTGTGACTTCCTGGTGGTCGGTAGTGGACTGGCCGGTCTGACCTTTGCTCTGCACGCCAGCCGACTCGGCCGCGTCATCGTCCTCACCAAGGGCCAGGTCGTGGACAGCAACACCAACTGGGCCCAAGGCGGCATCGCGGCGGCGGTTGGCGAGAGCGACAACTGGTCGTTGCACGAGGAAGACACCCTCGTCGCCGGTGCGGGTCTGTGCGACCGTGAGGCGGTGCGGTTTCTGGTCCAACGCGCCCCCGCGGCGATCGAATGGCTGCGTGGCCTGGGCGCCCGGTTCGACCTTGACGGCTCCAACGCGCTTGACCTAGGGCGCGAGGGCGGCCACAGCCGCCACCGGATCGTCCACCACGCCGACAAGACCGGTTGGGAGGTCGAACGGGCTGTCAGCGAAGCGGTGCGGCGCGACCCCGCCGTCCAAGTCGTCGAGAACGCCTTTGTGACCCAGTTGCATGTCCAAGACGGACGGTGCGTCGGGGCCAGCGCGGTCCTCGCCGACTTGGGCTTGCGGACGTTCTCGGCCCGGGCCGTCATGCTTGCAACGGGAGGGTGCGGACGCCTCTACTCCCATACGACCAATCCCAGGGTGGCGACCGGCGACGGTGTGGCCCTTGCCCATGCCGCCGGGGCGGAGATCAAGAACATGGAGTTCATGCAGTTCCATCCCACCACGCTGTACCACCCTCAGTTGCGCGGGTTCTTGATCACCGAAGCCGTCCGAGGAGCGGGTGGCATCCTGCGCAACCACCTTGGGCAGCGCTTCATGTACGACTATGACGACCGGTTGGAACTGGCCCCCCGCGACGTCGTCGCCCGGTCGATCGTCCGCGAGATGAACCGACTCGACACTTGGTGCGTGTACCTGGACACCACCCACCTCGACCCCTCGTCACTCAAGTGCCACTTCCCCACGATTTGGGACAAGCTCCGCGAAATCGGGATACGGATGGAACGCGACTGGATCCCGATCGTGCCAGCCCAACACTACTCGTGCGGAGGCGTCGTCACCGACCTCCACGGGCGGACGAACGTGCCGGGACTCTATGCTTCGGGCGAGGTCACCTGCACGGGCGTCCACGGGGCGAACCGCTTGGCCAGCAACAGCTTGCTGGAGGCGATGGTCTTTTCCGCTTCGGCCGCCGAGGTCGTGGACGCCGAGCCGGGCCCCGTCGAAGTCGGCGGCGAGGCCGTCATGCCCCACTGCGTCCAAGAATCCGAGGCCGTGAGGATCCGCCACGCCATGCAGCACGCGATGAGCCAGGACGTGGGGATCTTCCGCACTGACGCGGGCCTCGCGGCCATCCACAAACGGATCGGCAAGTGGCTCCGGGAGTACGACCGGCTGCCGTCGGCGCCCTACTCGACTTACAGTTGCGAGGCGCGGAACCTCCTCGTTGTCGCGTCACTCGTCGTGGAGGCAGCTCAGAGCAGAAAGGAGAACGTCGGCCTCCACTTCAACCAAGATCATTTGTCGTAG
- a CDS encoding helix-hairpin-helix domain-containing protein has product MFDRWSNNHKLVAGGVGAVAALAIGSQVASQPRTIQGWAVGGQSMQVDVKGAVVHPGLYKFSTGSRINDALKAAGGPTEDAATDSLNLAAALEDGMEVRVPRIGEQVTAPPVKHAGPAKPGAKGSSGKKQLPTGKIPINTATLQELQQLPGVGPATAQRIIDYRNQVHGFRSVAEIEQVKGIGPKKFAQMRPYLSL; this is encoded by the coding sequence ATGTTTGACCGTTGGTCCAATAACCATAAGCTGGTGGCCGGTGGGGTAGGGGCAGTCGCCGCCCTCGCCATCGGCTCCCAAGTCGCGAGCCAACCCCGGACGATCCAGGGCTGGGCTGTCGGCGGGCAGTCGATGCAGGTGGACGTTAAAGGGGCGGTCGTGCATCCGGGGCTCTACAAGTTCAGCACGGGGAGCCGGATCAACGACGCCTTGAAGGCGGCCGGCGGGCCGACCGAAGACGCCGCCACGGACAGCCTGAACCTGGCCGCCGCCCTGGAGGACGGCATGGAGGTACGGGTGCCCCGGATCGGTGAGCAGGTGACCGCCCCGCCGGTGAAGCACGCCGGCCCGGCGAAGCCGGGGGCGAAGGGGTCTTCGGGCAAAAAGCAACTGCCCACCGGCAAGATCCCGATCAACACCGCGACGCTCCAAGAACTGCAACAACTCCCGGGCGTCGGGCCGGCGACTGCCCAGCGGATCATTGACTACCGGAACCAAGTCCACGGGTTCAGGTCGGTGGCCGAGATCGAGCAGGTGAAGGGCATCGGGCCAAAGAAGTTCGCCCAGATGCGGCCCTACCTTAGTCTTTGA
- the purE gene encoding 5-(carboxyamino)imidazole ribonucleotide mutase, which produces MQPALVGIIMGSKSDFETMSPAVETMKEFGVPHEVHVVSAHRTPARMVEYATSARQRGLRVIIAGAGGAAHLPGMVAAMTTLPVVGVPVMSKALSGVDSLHSIVQMPPGVPVATVAIGGGRNAGLLAVQILAVADDALAAKLEAFREAQREMVLATDKEVQG; this is translated from the coding sequence ATGCAGCCCGCCCTCGTCGGCATCATCATGGGGTCCAAGTCGGATTTCGAGACGATGTCGCCGGCCGTCGAGACGATGAAGGAGTTCGGTGTCCCCCACGAGGTGCACGTCGTCAGTGCCCACCGGACACCAGCCCGGATGGTCGAATACGCCACGTCCGCACGACAGCGAGGTCTACGGGTCATCATCGCAGGGGCCGGAGGCGCCGCCCATCTGCCCGGCATGGTCGCCGCCATGACCACCCTGCCGGTCGTAGGCGTCCCCGTGATGTCCAAGGCGTTGTCCGGAGTGGACTCTCTCCATAGCATCGTCCAGATGCCGCCCGGCGTGCCGGTGGCGACGGTGGCGATCGGGGGCGGGCGCAACGCCGGCCTGCTCGCCGTCCAGATCCTCGCGGTCGCGGACGACGCCTTGGCTGCGAAGTTGGAGGCCTTTCGCGAGGCACAAAGGGAGATGGTTTTGGCCACTGACAAGGAAGTGCAAGGTTGA
- a CDS encoding bifunctional 5,10-methylenetetrahydrofolate dehydrogenase/5,10-methenyltetrahydrofolate cyclohydrolase — protein sequence MSATLMDGRELARKVRADLKARVEKLRESGVKPRLEAVVAAQDPASLAYVAMKQQWAKWVGVESGVFMVEEGVSTDQIINHVYRLNADKRVHGVLIQHPLPPHVDEARVLESLGPDKDADGITSASLGRLVAGLPGFRCATPLGITKLLDAYGVDCAGKRAVVIGRSVILGKPMALMLLERNATVTVAHSKTRDLAGLCREADILVAAVGRAELVRGDWIKPGAVVVDAGYNKVEGRDADVGDCMFAECAEVASLITPVPGGVGPMTVASLLANTVDAAEGRV from the coding sequence TTGAGCGCGACGCTGATGGACGGCCGCGAGCTGGCCCGCAAGGTCCGGGCCGACCTCAAGGCCCGGGTGGAAAAGCTGAGGGAGAGTGGCGTCAAACCGCGCCTTGAGGCGGTCGTCGCCGCCCAAGACCCCGCCAGCTTGGCTTACGTGGCCATGAAACAGCAGTGGGCCAAGTGGGTCGGTGTCGAGAGCGGGGTCTTCATGGTCGAAGAAGGGGTTTCGACCGACCAGATCATCAACCACGTCTACCGCTTGAACGCCGACAAGCGTGTCCATGGTGTGCTCATCCAGCATCCCTTGCCCCCTCACGTCGACGAGGCCAGGGTCTTGGAGTCATTAGGCCCGGACAAGGACGCCGACGGGATCACCTCGGCCAGCCTGGGTCGGCTCGTCGCCGGACTGCCGGGCTTCCGCTGCGCCACCCCGCTCGGCATCACGAAGCTCTTGGACGCCTACGGGGTCGACTGTGCCGGCAAGCGGGCGGTCGTCATCGGCCGCAGCGTGATCTTGGGCAAGCCCATGGCCCTGATGCTCCTGGAGCGTAACGCCACCGTCACCGTCGCCCACAGCAAGACACGCGACCTGGCCGGCCTGTGCCGTGAGGCCGACATCCTCGTGGCCGCGGTGGGGCGTGCGGAGTTGGTCCGGGGGGACTGGATCAAGCCCGGCGCGGTGGTGGTCGACGCGGGCTACAACAAGGTCGAGGGCCGAGACGCCGATGTCGGCGACTGTATGTTCGCCGAATGTGCCGAGGTGGCCTCCCTCATCACCCCAGTGCCCGGAGGCGTCGGGCCGATGACGGTCGCCAGCCTTCTCGCCAACACGGTCGACGCGGCGGAAGGCCGCGTCTGA